A window of the Hordeum vulgare subsp. vulgare chromosome 5H, MorexV3_pseudomolecules_assembly, whole genome shotgun sequence genome harbors these coding sequences:
- the LOC123397685 gene encoding AT-rich interactive domain-containing protein 4 encodes MSQIQSLSRSCVLLAVLCGKHADKQQRTPPGRSGPEAKRLRPSYPFPELSSAGRLEVHTLVNPTPEQFLEAQRVVQPNFFYIQGQQLEDEEIGSLVWGDADMSDPQSFVCLISPPFPTIVYLEVPIGEKLAQAVHSKGIPYVIYWRNSFSSYAASHFRNALFSVVQSSVSHTWDSFQLAHASFRLYCVRNNHVQSVKLGPRLLGDAPKVNVVIPENEMAEEEGSSSEVSPAIKIYDDDINMKFLLCGVPSALDSCLLGSLEDGLNALLNIEIRGSKLQNRISASPPPLEAASVPRGMVTMRCDMTTCSSSHVSLLVSGSAQTCFDDQLLESHIKNELIEKSQLVRALPNSEDKLSSTEPFTSMSTACGASTFEVWMTLPKWAAQVLKHLAPEISYRSLVALGVGCINATPVASFDRQDADRLLFFCTGQQKDLAGESGPYFHLPRWSASLAKDRAKTGSESKSNLLGVNGTLEDRKAPVEGPSSLTPFKGKLKPATMRPIPHSRQQQMHPFMGFPEANVHETSQAKPNLPSAPPVKHSSAPASTAAHRKSTSGPSHAQSIIQLNPLPMKKHGCDRLPIQVCSEEDFLKDVMQFLIQRGHHRLVPHGGLAEFPDAVLNAKRLDLYNLYKEVVSRGGFYVGNGINWKGQVFSKMRNHTVTNRMTGVGNTLKRHYETYLLEYELSHDDVDGECCLLCHSSAPGDWVNCGLCGEWAHFGCDRRQGLGTFKDYAKTDGLEYICPHCSIANYKKKPPPPQKVTNGFANTVLPLSRNV; translated from the exons ATGTCGCAAATCCAGAGCTTGTCAAGGAGCTGCGTGCTGCTCGCGGTGCTCTGCGGCAAGCACGCCGATAAGCAGCAGCGCACCCCGCCGGGGAGGTCGGGGCCGGAGGCGAAGCGGCTGCGGCCGTCCTATCCGTTTCCTGAGCTCAGCTCAGCGGGGAGGCTGGAG GTGCACACGCTGGTCAATCCAACGCCGGAGCAGTTCCTCGAGGCGCAGCGGGTCGTGCAACCCAACTTCTTCTACATCCAAGGCCAGCAGCTGGAAGACGAGGAGATTGGTTCGCTCGTCTGGGGGGACGCCGACATGTCTGACCCGCAGTCGTTTGTCTGTCTCATCAGCCCGCCGTTCCCCACCATT GTCTATCTGGAGGTTCCTATTGGTGAAAAACTTGCCCAAGCAGTTCACTCAAAG GGTATTCCATACGTAATATACTGGAGAAattcattttcatcttatgcggcATCCCATTTTCGCAATGCATTGTTTTCGGTAGTTCAAAG TTCGGTGAGCCATACTTGGGATTCCTTTCAGCTTGCTCATGCATCGTTTCGACTATACTGTGTAAGAAACAATCATGTTCAAAGTGTTAAGCTCGGGCCTCGACTACTTGGGGATGCTCCAAAGGTCAATGTCGTCATTCCCGAGAATGAAATGGCTGAGGAAGAAGGTTCTTCTTCTGAAGTGTCCCCAGCCATAAAGATATATGATGATGACATCAACATGAAATTTCTTCTTTGTGGAGTACCAAGCGCGCTG GACTCTTGTTTGCTGGGCTCATTAGAAGATGGTCTGAATGCTCTTCTAAATATCGAA ATTCGTGGGAGTAAACTTCAGAATCGAATCAG TGCTTCTCCACCGCCTCTTGAAGCAGCATCTGTACCACGTGGAATGGTTACCATGCGTTGCGATATGACTACTTGCAGTTCTTCTCATGTGTCACTTCTTGTTTCTGGGAGTGCACAAACTTGTTTTGATGACCAG CTTCTAGAAAGCCACATAAAAAATGAACTCATCGAGAAGAGCCAGCTAGTCCGTGCACTACCGAACAGTGAGGATAAGCTATCATCGACTGAGCCTTTCACTTCTATGTCCACAGCTTGTGGGGCTTCTACCTTTGAAGTCTGGATGACCCTTCCTAAGTGGGCAGCACAG GTTTTGAAGCATCTAGCACCAGAAATTTCATACAGGAGCCTAGTTGCACTTGGAGTTGGTTGTATAAATGCTACTCCTGTTGCTTCATTCGATAGGCAAGATGCAGACCGCCTTCTTTTCTTTTGCACCGGCCAACAGAAAGATTTAGCCGGTGAAAGTGGCCCATATTTTCATCTGCCAAGATGGTCAGCCTCCCTTGCCAAGGACAGAGCAAAGACGGGTTCGGAATCAAAATCTAACTTGTTAGGTGTGAATGGAACTTTAGAGGACAGGAAAGCTCCAGTTGAAGGACCTTCCTCTTTGACACCCTTTAAGGGAAAATTGAAGCCTGCAACTATGAGACCTATTCCTCACTCTCGACAGCAGCAAATGCATCCTTTTATGGGTTTCCCTGAAGCTAACGTTCACGAAACTAGTCAGGCCAAGCCAAACTTGCCATCTGCTCCACCTGTTAAGCATAGTTCAGCACCTGCTTCTACAGCAGCGCATAGgaaatcaacttcagggccatctCATGCTCAATCGATCATTCAGCTGAATCCTCTTCCAATGAAGAAACATGGGTGTGATCGGTTGCCTATCCAAGTGTGCTCTGAG GAGGACTTTTTGAAGGATGTGATGCAATTTTTAATTCAGAGGGGCCACCATCGACTCGTTCCTCATGGAGGTCTAGCTGAATTTCCTGATGCAGTCCTTAATGCAAAACGCCTTGATCTCTATAACTTGTACAAAGAG GTGGTGTCCAGGGGTGGCTTTTATGTGGGCAATGGTATAAACTGGAAGGGCCAAGTCTTTTCAAAGATGCGAAACCATACCGTAACAAATAGAATGACC GGTGTCGGGAACACACTGAAAAGACACTACGAGACCTACTTGCTGGAATATGAGCTATCGCACGACGATGTGGATGGGGAGTGCTGTTTGCTTTGTCACAG TAGCGCTCCTGGAGATTGGGTGAACTGTGGTTTATGCGGCGAATGGGCTCATTTCGGCTGTGATAGACGGCAAGGGCTGGGCACTTTCAAG GATTACGCGAAGACAGATGGGTTGGAATACATCTGCCCCCATTGTAGTATAGCGAATTACAAGAAGAAGCCTCCTCCGCCCCAGAAAGTAACCAACGGGTTTGCGAATACCGTGCTGCCTTTATCACGGAATGTTTAA
- the LOC123397686 gene encoding alanine aminotransferase 2-like isoform X1 produces the protein MSYNKTASITAETINPKVKIFDYEPCGEIARHAERLEQEMEKSPGSRPFPEIIYCNLGNPQALGQRPITFFREVISLCDNPALLHRDETRMLFSPCAINRARKIIESMPGRNTGAYTNSQGIRSLREAVASGIAARDGFPSRPEDIFLTDGASSAVRTTLRLTAPSHHMHLTYLTMLNWAAFFISSFQINLSMQILIRSQEDGILCPLPEYPLYSASIILHGGTMVPYNLSEDGDWGLEIFEVKRCFEEARIAGLTVRAMVIINPGNPTGQVLSVTNQEEIVEFCRKEGLVILADEVYQDNVYVEDRKFNSFKKVARSLGYDENDISIVSFHSVSMGYSGECGRRGGYMEICGFGDDVMGEIRKVASVTLCPNTNGQILTSLAMDPPKLGDGCFEAFMAEKEEISTSLAKRAKTLVNAFSSLEGMTCNKVEGAIYAFPRIHLPAAAIKAAKAEDVSPDTFYACRLLDATGIAVVPGSGFHQISGRNTATGTWHIRCTILVAEDKIEAMIARLKAFHESFMNEFRDRS, from the exons GTCAAGATCTTCGACTACGAGCCCTGCGGGGAGATCGCCAGGCACGCAGAG CGGTTGGAGCAGGAGATGGAGAAGAGCCCAGGTTCTCGCCCTTTCCCAGAG ATTATATACTGCAACCTTGGGAACCCTCAGGCTCTCGGGCAGCGCCCGATAACCTTCTTTCGTGAG GTTATTTCTCTGTGTGACAATCCAGCTCTCCTGCACAGAGATGAAACCCGTATGTTATTCAG TCCATGTGCCATAAATAGAGCGCGGAAGATTATCGAGTCGATGCCCGGAAGAAACACCGGTGCATATACCAACAGTCAG GGAATCCGAAGTTTGCGCGAAGCGGTTGCAAGTGGAATCGCTGCAAGAGATGGTTTTCCATCAAGACCGGAAGACATCTTTCTGACGGATGGAGCGAGTTCAGCGGTACGTACTACTCTGCGTTTAACAGCTCCATCACATCACATGCACTTGACCTATCTCACTATGCTGAACTGGGCTGCCTTTTTCATTTCTTCCTTCCAGATCAATTTGAGTATGCAGATACTCATTAGGTCCCAAGAAGATGGCATTTTATGCCCTTTACCCGAATATCCATTATACTCGGCGTCCATTATACTTCATGGTGGGACTATG GTACCGTACAATCTTAGCGAGGATGGTGATTGGGGGCTTGAGATTTTCGAAGTAAAGAGGTGCTTCGAGGAGGCACGCATCGCAGGTTTGACTGTTCGTGCTATGGTGATCATAAATCCCGGAAACCCAACGGGACAG GTACTGTCTGTCACCAACCAGGAGGAGATAGTAGAATTTTGTCGGAAAGAAGGCTTGGTTATCCTTGCCGATGAG GTATACCAAGATAATGTCTATGTGGAGGATAGGAAGTTCAATTCTTTCAAGAAAGTTGCCAGATCACTTGGGTATGACGAGAATGACATCTCCATAGTGTCATTTCATTCGGTTTCGATGG GTTACTCTGGAGAATGTGGCAGAAGGGGAGGCtacatggagatatgtggttttGGAGATGATGTGATGGGTGAGATTCGCAAGGTGGCTTCTGTGACTCTTTGCCCCAACACAAATGGTCAAATTCTTACTAGCCTTGCGATGGATCCACCAAAG CTAGGAGATGGTTGTTTCGAGGCTTTCATGGCTGAAAAGGAAGAAATCAGTACATCTTTGGCCAAGCGCGCCAAG ACCTTGGTGAACGCATTCAGCAGCCTGGAGGGAATGACCTGCAACAAAGTAGAGGGCGCAATCTACGCCTTCCCACGCATCCATCTCCCAGCAGCGGCGATCAAAGCCGCCAAGGCCGAGGACGTGTCCCCAGACACGTTCTACGCGTGCCGTCTTCTCGATGCCACCGGAATCGCGGTCGTCCCTGGCTCTGGATTCCACCAG ATCTCTGGGCGCAACACGGCGACCGGGACATGGCATATCAGGTGCACTATCCTCGTCGCCGAGGACAAGATCGAGGCAATGATCGCGCGCCTCAAGGCCTTCCACGAGTCCTTCATGAACGAGTTCCGCGACCGAAGCTGA
- the LOC123397686 gene encoding alanine aminotransferase 2-like isoform X2: MSYNKTASITAETINPKVKIFDYEPCGEIARHAERLEQEMEKSPGSRPFPEIIYCNLGNPQALGQRPITFFREVISLCDNPALLHRDETRMLFSPCAINRARKIIESMPGRNTGAYTNSQGIRSLREAVASGIAARDGFPSRPEDIFLTDGASSAINLSMQILIRSQEDGILCPLPEYPLYSASIILHGGTMVPYNLSEDGDWGLEIFEVKRCFEEARIAGLTVRAMVIINPGNPTGQVLSVTNQEEIVEFCRKEGLVILADEVYQDNVYVEDRKFNSFKKVARSLGYDENDISIVSFHSVSMGYSGECGRRGGYMEICGFGDDVMGEIRKVASVTLCPNTNGQILTSLAMDPPKLGDGCFEAFMAEKEEISTSLAKRAKTLVNAFSSLEGMTCNKVEGAIYAFPRIHLPAAAIKAAKAEDVSPDTFYACRLLDATGIAVVPGSGFHQISGRNTATGTWHIRCTILVAEDKIEAMIARLKAFHESFMNEFRDRS; the protein is encoded by the exons GTCAAGATCTTCGACTACGAGCCCTGCGGGGAGATCGCCAGGCACGCAGAG CGGTTGGAGCAGGAGATGGAGAAGAGCCCAGGTTCTCGCCCTTTCCCAGAG ATTATATACTGCAACCTTGGGAACCCTCAGGCTCTCGGGCAGCGCCCGATAACCTTCTTTCGTGAG GTTATTTCTCTGTGTGACAATCCAGCTCTCCTGCACAGAGATGAAACCCGTATGTTATTCAG TCCATGTGCCATAAATAGAGCGCGGAAGATTATCGAGTCGATGCCCGGAAGAAACACCGGTGCATATACCAACAGTCAG GGAATCCGAAGTTTGCGCGAAGCGGTTGCAAGTGGAATCGCTGCAAGAGATGGTTTTCCATCAAGACCGGAAGACATCTTTCTGACGGATGGAGCGAGTTCAGCG ATCAATTTGAGTATGCAGATACTCATTAGGTCCCAAGAAGATGGCATTTTATGCCCTTTACCCGAATATCCATTATACTCGGCGTCCATTATACTTCATGGTGGGACTATG GTACCGTACAATCTTAGCGAGGATGGTGATTGGGGGCTTGAGATTTTCGAAGTAAAGAGGTGCTTCGAGGAGGCACGCATCGCAGGTTTGACTGTTCGTGCTATGGTGATCATAAATCCCGGAAACCCAACGGGACAG GTACTGTCTGTCACCAACCAGGAGGAGATAGTAGAATTTTGTCGGAAAGAAGGCTTGGTTATCCTTGCCGATGAG GTATACCAAGATAATGTCTATGTGGAGGATAGGAAGTTCAATTCTTTCAAGAAAGTTGCCAGATCACTTGGGTATGACGAGAATGACATCTCCATAGTGTCATTTCATTCGGTTTCGATGG GTTACTCTGGAGAATGTGGCAGAAGGGGAGGCtacatggagatatgtggttttGGAGATGATGTGATGGGTGAGATTCGCAAGGTGGCTTCTGTGACTCTTTGCCCCAACACAAATGGTCAAATTCTTACTAGCCTTGCGATGGATCCACCAAAG CTAGGAGATGGTTGTTTCGAGGCTTTCATGGCTGAAAAGGAAGAAATCAGTACATCTTTGGCCAAGCGCGCCAAG ACCTTGGTGAACGCATTCAGCAGCCTGGAGGGAATGACCTGCAACAAAGTAGAGGGCGCAATCTACGCCTTCCCACGCATCCATCTCCCAGCAGCGGCGATCAAAGCCGCCAAGGCCGAGGACGTGTCCCCAGACACGTTCTACGCGTGCCGTCTTCTCGATGCCACCGGAATCGCGGTCGTCCCTGGCTCTGGATTCCACCAG ATCTCTGGGCGCAACACGGCGACCGGGACATGGCATATCAGGTGCACTATCCTCGTCGCCGAGGACAAGATCGAGGCAATGATCGCGCGCCTCAAGGCCTTCCACGAGTCCTTCATGAACGAGTTCCGCGACCGAAGCTGA